From a single Hypomesus transpacificus isolate Combined female chromosome 14, fHypTra1, whole genome shotgun sequence genomic region:
- the LOC124476293 gene encoding inositol hexakisphosphate and diphosphoinositol-pentakisphosphate kinase 1-like isoform X10, translating into MSEASNQDQADGLPRFVIGSEDEDHTGPKDGHMKNEGDLFRGVEEEEEELEEEEEDDSPSERQIVVGICSMMKKSNSKPMTQILERLCKFEYITVVIFPEEVILNEPVDNWPLCDCLISFHSKGTHERFPLDKAVEYAKLRNPLLINDLNMQYFIQDRREVYRILQEEGIDLPRYAVLNRDPDRPEECSLVEGEDHVEVNGEVFPKPFVEKPVCAEDHNVYIYYPTSAGGGSQRLFRKIGSRSSVYSPESSVRKTGSYIYEEFMPTDGTDVKVYTVGPDYAHAEARKSPALDGKVERDSEGKEIRYPVMLTAMEKLVARKVCLAFKQTVCGFDLLRANGHSFVCDVNGFSFVKNSMKYYDDCAKVLGNMVMRELAPQFHIPWSIPMEAEDIPIVPTTSGTMMELRCVIAIIRHGDRTPKQKMKMEVRHPLFFELFEKYGRYKSGKLKLKKPKQLQEVLDIARLLLAELGQHTDCEIEEKKSKLEQLKTVLEMYGHFSGINRKVQLTHLPNGQPKASSEEEDSQREGPSLLLVLKWGGELTPAGRVQAEELGRAFRCMYPGGQAGGHRSLGCVSPIGDYAGFPGCGLLRLHSTYRHDLKIYASDEGRVQMTAAAFAKGLLALEGELTPILVQMVKSANMNGLLDSDSDSLTDCQQRVKAHLHEIMQKDQDFSQADYEKLAPTGSPSLVNSMKIIENPVKTCDKVYALIQSLTSQIRKRLEDPKSADLQLYHSETLELMLQRWSKLERDFRMKSGRYDISKIPDIYDCVKYDTQHNSSLGLEDTLELFRLSRALADIVIPQEYGINKPEKLDIAQAYCVPLMKKIQLDLQRTHEDEAVNKLHPLWFRYSRGVMSPGRHVRTRLYFTSESHVHSLLSIFRYGGLLDEVKDQQWKQALDYLGAVSELNYMTQIVIMLYEDNNKDPSSEERFHVELHFSPGVKGCEDEENVPLGFGFRPASAENQEKQTNQGSLEDLSQDEPDRALPLNEPINMQKRSPMLRNRKAGSMEVLSETSPNHSSKGTSYRLFPSCSRQSPEVKQTGPVFPHTGSLCSGLFSASVLGVSSSAPNLREYVLTHHRKNLSPGSVLGRDELFSMAAVKRFSVSFARHPTNGFEGCSMVPSIYPLETLHNSLSLKQVDEFLSAVCESSSEAHAKTMKALSALFDSQSQASMDTYTRPSTETTVPCPPPKH; encoded by the exons ATGTCAGAGGCTAGCAACCAGGACCAGGCAGACGGACTTCCCAGGTTTGTGATTGGCAGTGAGGATGAGGACCACACAGGTCCCAAGGACGGACACATGAAGAATGAGGGAGACTTGTtcaggggagtggaggaggaggaagaggagctggaggaggaagaggaggatgattcG CCATCAGAGAGGCAGATTGTGGTGGGTATCTGCTCCATGATGAAGAAGTCCAACTCCAAGCCCATGACCCAGATCCTGGAGAGGCTGTGCAAATTTGAGTACATCACGGTGGTCATCTTCCCAGAGGAGGTCATTCTCAACGAGCCCGTGGACAACTGGCCCCTATGCGACTGCCTCATCTCCTTCCACTCCAAAGGTACTCATGAAC GTTTCCCATTGGACAAGGCTGTGGAGTATGCCAAACTCAGAAATCCACTACTCATCAATGATCTCAACATGCAATACTTCATTCAGGATAG GAGGGAGGTATACAGGATCTTGCAAGAGGAAGGCATTGACCTACCTCGGTACGCTGTGTTGAACCGTGACCCAGACAGACCAGAAG AGTGTAGCTTGGTAGAGGGGGAGGACCATGTAGAGGTGAATGGGGAGGTGTTTCCCAAGCCGTTTGTGGAAAAACCTGTTTGCGCCGAAGACCACAACGTCTACATCTACTACCCCACCTCCGCTGGAGGAGGAAGCCAGAGGCTCTTCAGAAAG ATAGGGAGTCGTAGCAGtgtgtactccccagagagcaGCGTACGAAAGACTGGCTCTTACATCTACGAGGAGTTCATGCCCACGGATGGAACGGATGTCAAG GTGTACACCGTGGGACCAGACTACGCCCACGCTGAGGCCCGGAAGTCCCCCGCCCTGGACGGAAAGGTGGAGAGGGACAGCGAGGGGAAGGAGATCCGCTACCCGGTCATGCTCACGGCCATGGAGAAACTGGTGGCCCGCAAAGTCTGCTTGGCCTTTAAG CAAACTGTGTGTGGTTTCGACCTTCTAAGAGCGAATGGCCATTCCTTCGTCTGTGACGTCAACGGCTTCAGCTTTGTAAAGAACTCCATGAAGTACTATGACGACTGTGCCAAGGTTTTGGG GAACATGGTGATGAGGGAGCTTGCTCCTCAGTTCCACATCCCCTGGTCCATCCCCATGGAGGCTGAGGACATCCCCATCGTCCCCACCACCTCAGGAACCAT GATGGAGTTGCGCTGTGTCATCGCAATCATCCGCCACGGGGACCGCACCCCCAAACAGAAGATGAAGATGGAAGTCAGACACCCACT GTTTTTTGAGTTGTTTGAGAAGTACGGACGCTACAAGTCTGGGAAACTCAAGCTGAAGAAGCCCAAACAGCTGCAG gaaGTGCTGGACATAGCCCGTCTGCTGTTAGCCGAGCTAGGCCAGCATACCGACTGTGAGATAGAGGAGAAGAAATCCAAACTGGAACAACTCAAGACCGTCCTAGAAAT GTATGGCCATTTCTCAGGTATTAACAGGAAGGTGCAGCTAACACACCTGCCTAATGGACAGCCTAAAGCCTCCAGTGAGGAAGAAG ACTCTCAGAGAGAAGGTCCGtctctgctgctggtgctgaAGTGGGGTGGTGAGCTCACCCCTGCAGGCCGGGTCCAGGCTGAGGAGCTGGGAAGGGCCTTCCGCTGCATGTACCCTGGAGGACAAG CTGGTGGCCACAGGTCCCTTGGCTGCGTGTCCCCAATTG GAGACTACGCTGGGTTTCCTGGCTGTGGTCTGCTGCGCTTACACAGCACCTACCGCCACGACCTCAAGATCTACGCTTCCGACGAGGGCCGCGTACAGATGACCGCGGCTGCATTTGccaag GGTCTGTTGGCCCTAGAAGGGGAGCTGACACCGATCCTGGTGCAGATGGTGAAGAGTGCCAACATGAACGGTCTGCTGGACAGCGACAGTGACTCCCTGACCGACTGTCAACAGAGGGTCAAAGCTCATTTGCATGAGATCATGCAGAAAGACCAGGATTTCTCCCAGGCAGACTATGAAAAG CTGGCCCCTACAGGCAGTCCATCCCTGGTCAACTCTATGAAGATCATAGAAAACCCAGTAAAGACCTGCGACAAGGTGTACGCCCTCATCCAGAGCCTCACCTCCCAGATCCGCAAAAGACTTGAAGACCCCAAGTCTGCAG atctgCAGCTGTACCACAGCGAAACCCTGGAGCTGATGCTGCAGCGCTGGTCCAAGCTGGAGAGAGATTTCCGCATGAAGAGCGGCCGCTACGACATCAGCAAGATCCCGGACATCTACGACTGTGTGAAGTACGACACGCAGCACAACTCCTCCCTGGGGCTGGAGGACACGCTGGAGCTGTTCAGACTGTCCCGCGCCCTCGCAGACATAGTCATACCacag GAGTATGGCATCAACAAGCCTGAGAAGCTGGACATAGCCCAGGCCTACTGTGTGCCCTTGATGAAGAAGATCCAGCTGGACCTGCAGAGGACACACGAGGACGAGGCCGTCAACAAGCTACACCCACT GTGGTTCAGGTACTCCCGAGGGGTCATGTCTCCGGGTCGCCACGTGCGGACCCGCCTCTACTTCACCAGCGAGAGCCATGTCCACTCCCTGCTCAGCATCTTCCGCTATGGAGGCCTTCTGGAC gagGTGAAGGACCAGCAGTGGAAGCAGGCCTTGGACTACCTGGGTGCTGTCTCTGAGCTCAACTACATGACCCAGATAGTCATCATGCTGTATGAAGACAACAATAAG GACCCTTCGTCCGAGGAGCGCTTCCATGTTGAGCTTCACTTTAGCCCCGGGGTGAAGGGCTGCGAGGACGAGGAGAATGTTCCGCTGGGCTTTGGCTTCCGCCCAGCATCTGCTGag AACCAGGAGAAGCAGACCAATCAGGGAAGCCTGGAGGACCTATCACAGGATGAGCCTGACAGGGCTCTGCCCCTCAACGAGCCAATCAACATGCAGAAGAGATCGCCCATGCTGCGGAACCGCAAGGCTGGCTCCATGGAG GTCCTGTCTGAGACCTCCCCCAACCACTCGTCTAAAGGCACCTCCTATCGTCTCTTCCCCTCCTGCTCACGTCAGTCCCCAGAGGTCAAACAGACAGGCCCAG TTTTTCCACACACAGGCTCCCTGTGCTCGGGCCTCTTCAGTGCCTCCGTCCTGGGGGTGTCCTCTAGCGCCCCCAACCTGCGGGAATACGTCCTCACACACCACCGCAAAAACCTCTCCCCCGGCAGTGTGCTTGGTCGAGATG AGCTGTTCTCTATGGCGGCAGTAAAGAGATTTTCTGTGTCGTTTGCCAGGCATCCGACTAATG GCTTCGAAGGCTGCTCCATGGTGCCTTCTATCTACCCCCTCGAGACACTGCACAATTCGCTCTCCCTCAAGCAGGTGGATGAGTTCCTTTCAGCCGTGTGCGAGAGCAGCAGTGAGGCCCATGCCAAGACCATGAAAG CTCTGTCCGCCCTTTTTGACTCTCAGAGCCAGGCTTCCATGGACACCTACACCCGTCCCTCCACAGAAACCACTGTCCCGTGCCCCCCTCCCAAACATT GA
- the LOC124476293 gene encoding inositol hexakisphosphate and diphosphoinositol-pentakisphosphate kinase 2-like isoform X13 — MSEASNQDQADGLPRFVIGSEDEDHTGPKDGHMKNEGDLFRGVEEEEEELEEEEEDDSPSERQIVVGICSMMKKSNSKPMTQILERLCKFEYITVVIFPEEVILNEPVDNWPLCDCLISFHSKGFPLDKAVEYAKLRNPLLINDLNMQYFIQDRREVYRILQEEGIDLPRYAVLNRDPDRPEECSLVEGEDHVEVNGEVFPKPFVEKPVCAEDHNVYIYYPTSAGGGSQRLFRKIGSRSSVYSPESSVRKTGSYIYEEFMPTDGTDVKVYTVGPDYAHAEARKSPALDGKVERDSEGKEIRYPVMLTAMEKLVARKVCLAFKQTVCGFDLLRANGHSFVCDVNGFSFVKNSMKYYDDCAKVLGNMVMRELAPQFHIPWSIPMEAEDIPIVPTTSGTMMELRCVIAIIRHGDRTPKQKMKMEVRHPLFFELFEKYGRYKSGKLKLKKPKQLQEVLDIARLLLAELGQHTDCEIEEKKSKLEQLKTVLEMYGHFSGINRKVQLTHLPNGQPKASSEEEDSQREGPSLLLVLKWGGELTPAGRVQAEELGRAFRCMYPGGQGDYAGFPGCGLLRLHSTYRHDLKIYASDEGRVQMTAAAFAKGLLALEGELTPILVQMVKSANMNGLLDSDSDSLTDCQQRVKAHLHEIMQKDQDFSQADYEKLAPTGSPSLVNSMKIIENPVKTCDKVYALIQSLTSQIRKRLEDPKSADLQLYHSETLELMLQRWSKLERDFRMKSGRYDISKIPDIYDCVKYDTQHNSSLGLEDTLELFRLSRALADIVIPQEYGINKPEKLDIAQAYCVPLMKKIQLDLQRTHEDEAVNKLHPLYSRGVMSPGRHVRTRLYFTSESHVHSLLSIFRYGGLLDEVKDQQWKQALDYLGAVSELNYMTQIVIMLYEDNNKDPSSEERFHVELHFSPGVKGCEDEENVPLGFGFRPASAENQEKQTNQGSLEDLSQDEPDRALPLNEPINMQKRSPMLRNRKAGSMEVLSETSPNHSSKGTSYRLFPSCSRQSPEVKQTGPGFEGCSMVPSIYPLETLHNSLSLKQVDEFLSAVCESSSEAHAKTMKALSALFDSQSQASMDTYTRPSTETTVPCPPPKHYRSGSSITVSSAGPSSPNTVINPAVQFSFSD, encoded by the exons ATGTCAGAGGCTAGCAACCAGGACCAGGCAGACGGACTTCCCAGGTTTGTGATTGGCAGTGAGGATGAGGACCACACAGGTCCCAAGGACGGACACATGAAGAATGAGGGAGACTTGTtcaggggagtggaggaggaggaagaggagctggaggaggaagaggaggatgattcG CCATCAGAGAGGCAGATTGTGGTGGGTATCTGCTCCATGATGAAGAAGTCCAACTCCAAGCCCATGACCCAGATCCTGGAGAGGCTGTGCAAATTTGAGTACATCACGGTGGTCATCTTCCCAGAGGAGGTCATTCTCAACGAGCCCGTGGACAACTGGCCCCTATGCGACTGCCTCATCTCCTTCCACTCCAAAG GTTTCCCATTGGACAAGGCTGTGGAGTATGCCAAACTCAGAAATCCACTACTCATCAATGATCTCAACATGCAATACTTCATTCAGGATAG GAGGGAGGTATACAGGATCTTGCAAGAGGAAGGCATTGACCTACCTCGGTACGCTGTGTTGAACCGTGACCCAGACAGACCAGAAG AGTGTAGCTTGGTAGAGGGGGAGGACCATGTAGAGGTGAATGGGGAGGTGTTTCCCAAGCCGTTTGTGGAAAAACCTGTTTGCGCCGAAGACCACAACGTCTACATCTACTACCCCACCTCCGCTGGAGGAGGAAGCCAGAGGCTCTTCAGAAAG ATAGGGAGTCGTAGCAGtgtgtactccccagagagcaGCGTACGAAAGACTGGCTCTTACATCTACGAGGAGTTCATGCCCACGGATGGAACGGATGTCAAG GTGTACACCGTGGGACCAGACTACGCCCACGCTGAGGCCCGGAAGTCCCCCGCCCTGGACGGAAAGGTGGAGAGGGACAGCGAGGGGAAGGAGATCCGCTACCCGGTCATGCTCACGGCCATGGAGAAACTGGTGGCCCGCAAAGTCTGCTTGGCCTTTAAG CAAACTGTGTGTGGTTTCGACCTTCTAAGAGCGAATGGCCATTCCTTCGTCTGTGACGTCAACGGCTTCAGCTTTGTAAAGAACTCCATGAAGTACTATGACGACTGTGCCAAGGTTTTGGG GAACATGGTGATGAGGGAGCTTGCTCCTCAGTTCCACATCCCCTGGTCCATCCCCATGGAGGCTGAGGACATCCCCATCGTCCCCACCACCTCAGGAACCAT GATGGAGTTGCGCTGTGTCATCGCAATCATCCGCCACGGGGACCGCACCCCCAAACAGAAGATGAAGATGGAAGTCAGACACCCACT GTTTTTTGAGTTGTTTGAGAAGTACGGACGCTACAAGTCTGGGAAACTCAAGCTGAAGAAGCCCAAACAGCTGCAG gaaGTGCTGGACATAGCCCGTCTGCTGTTAGCCGAGCTAGGCCAGCATACCGACTGTGAGATAGAGGAGAAGAAATCCAAACTGGAACAACTCAAGACCGTCCTAGAAAT GTATGGCCATTTCTCAGGTATTAACAGGAAGGTGCAGCTAACACACCTGCCTAATGGACAGCCTAAAGCCTCCAGTGAGGAAGAAG ACTCTCAGAGAGAAGGTCCGtctctgctgctggtgctgaAGTGGGGTGGTGAGCTCACCCCTGCAGGCCGGGTCCAGGCTGAGGAGCTGGGAAGGGCCTTCCGCTGCATGTACCCTGGAGGACAAG GAGACTACGCTGGGTTTCCTGGCTGTGGTCTGCTGCGCTTACACAGCACCTACCGCCACGACCTCAAGATCTACGCTTCCGACGAGGGCCGCGTACAGATGACCGCGGCTGCATTTGccaag GGTCTGTTGGCCCTAGAAGGGGAGCTGACACCGATCCTGGTGCAGATGGTGAAGAGTGCCAACATGAACGGTCTGCTGGACAGCGACAGTGACTCCCTGACCGACTGTCAACAGAGGGTCAAAGCTCATTTGCATGAGATCATGCAGAAAGACCAGGATTTCTCCCAGGCAGACTATGAAAAG CTGGCCCCTACAGGCAGTCCATCCCTGGTCAACTCTATGAAGATCATAGAAAACCCAGTAAAGACCTGCGACAAGGTGTACGCCCTCATCCAGAGCCTCACCTCCCAGATCCGCAAAAGACTTGAAGACCCCAAGTCTGCAG atctgCAGCTGTACCACAGCGAAACCCTGGAGCTGATGCTGCAGCGCTGGTCCAAGCTGGAGAGAGATTTCCGCATGAAGAGCGGCCGCTACGACATCAGCAAGATCCCGGACATCTACGACTGTGTGAAGTACGACACGCAGCACAACTCCTCCCTGGGGCTGGAGGACACGCTGGAGCTGTTCAGACTGTCCCGCGCCCTCGCAGACATAGTCATACCacag GAGTATGGCATCAACAAGCCTGAGAAGCTGGACATAGCCCAGGCCTACTGTGTGCCCTTGATGAAGAAGATCCAGCTGGACCTGCAGAGGACACACGAGGACGAGGCCGTCAACAAGCTACACCCACT GTACTCCCGAGGGGTCATGTCTCCGGGTCGCCACGTGCGGACCCGCCTCTACTTCACCAGCGAGAGCCATGTCCACTCCCTGCTCAGCATCTTCCGCTATGGAGGCCTTCTGGAC gagGTGAAGGACCAGCAGTGGAAGCAGGCCTTGGACTACCTGGGTGCTGTCTCTGAGCTCAACTACATGACCCAGATAGTCATCATGCTGTATGAAGACAACAATAAG GACCCTTCGTCCGAGGAGCGCTTCCATGTTGAGCTTCACTTTAGCCCCGGGGTGAAGGGCTGCGAGGACGAGGAGAATGTTCCGCTGGGCTTTGGCTTCCGCCCAGCATCTGCTGag AACCAGGAGAAGCAGACCAATCAGGGAAGCCTGGAGGACCTATCACAGGATGAGCCTGACAGGGCTCTGCCCCTCAACGAGCCAATCAACATGCAGAAGAGATCGCCCATGCTGCGGAACCGCAAGGCTGGCTCCATGGAG GTCCTGTCTGAGACCTCCCCCAACCACTCGTCTAAAGGCACCTCCTATCGTCTCTTCCCCTCCTGCTCACGTCAGTCCCCAGAGGTCAAACAGACAGGCCCAG GCTTCGAAGGCTGCTCCATGGTGCCTTCTATCTACCCCCTCGAGACACTGCACAATTCGCTCTCCCTCAAGCAGGTGGATGAGTTCCTTTCAGCCGTGTGCGAGAGCAGCAGTGAGGCCCATGCCAAGACCATGAAAG CTCTGTCCGCCCTTTTTGACTCTCAGAGCCAGGCTTCCATGGACACCTACACCCGTCCCTCCACAGAAACCACTGTCCCGTGCCCCCCTCCCAAACATT ACAGAAGTGGTTCATCCATTACAGTGTCAAGTGCAGGTCCCTCCTCTCCCAACACAGTGATCAACCCAGCCGTGCAGTTCAGCTTCAGTGATTAG
- the LOC124476293 gene encoding inositol hexakisphosphate and diphosphoinositol-pentakisphosphate kinase 1-like isoform X3 produces MSEASNQDQADGLPRFVIGSEDEDHTGPKDGHMKNEGDLFRGVEEEEEELEEEEEDDSPSERQIVVGICSMMKKSNSKPMTQILERLCKFEYITVVIFPEEVILNEPVDNWPLCDCLISFHSKGFPLDKAVEYAKLRNPLLINDLNMQYFIQDRREVYRILQEEGIDLPRYAVLNRDPDRPEECSLVEGEDHVEVNGEVFPKPFVEKPVCAEDHNVYIYYPTSAGGGSQRLFRKIGSRSSVYSPESSVRKTGSYIYEEFMPTDGTDVKVYTVGPDYAHAEARKSPALDGKVERDSEGKEIRYPVMLTAMEKLVARKVCLAFKQTVCGFDLLRANGHSFVCDVNGFSFVKNSMKYYDDCAKVLGNMVMRELAPQFHIPWSIPMEAEDIPIVPTTSGTMMELRCVIAIIRHGDRTPKQKMKMEVRHPLFFELFEKYGRYKSGKLKLKKPKQLQEVLDIARLLLAELGQHTDCEIEEKKSKLEQLKTVLEMYGHFSGINRKVQLTHLPNGQPKASSEEEDSQREGPSLLLVLKWGGELTPAGRVQAEELGRAFRCMYPGGQAGGHRSLGCVSPIGDYAGFPGCGLLRLHSTYRHDLKIYASDEGRVQMTAAAFAKGLLALEGELTPILVQMVKSANMNGLLDSDSDSLTDCQQRVKAHLHEIMQKDQDFSQADYEKLAPTGSPSLVNSMKIIENPVKTCDKVYALIQSLTSQIRKRLEDPKSADLQLYHSETLELMLQRWSKLERDFRMKSGRYDISKIPDIYDCVKYDTQHNSSLGLEDTLELFRLSRALADIVIPQEYGINKPEKLDIAQAYCVPLMKKIQLDLQRTHEDEAVNKLHPLWFRYSRGVMSPGRHVRTRLYFTSESHVHSLLSIFRYGGLLDEVKDQQWKQALDYLGAVSELNYMTQIVIMLYEDNNKDPSSEERFHVELHFSPGVKGCEDEENVPLGFGFRPASAENQEKQTNQGSLEDLSQDEPDRALPLNEPINMQKRSPMLRNRKAGSMEVLSETSPNHSSKGTSYRLFPSCSRQSPEVKQTGPVFPHTGSLCSGLFSASVLGVSSSAPNLREYVLTHHRKNLSPGSVLGRDELFSMAAVKRFSVSFARHPTNGFEGCSMVPSIYPLETLHNSLSLKQVDEFLSAVCESSSEAHAKTMKALSALFDSQSQASMDTYTRPSTETTVPCPPPKHYRSGSSITVSSAGPSSPNTVINPAVQFSFSD; encoded by the exons ATGTCAGAGGCTAGCAACCAGGACCAGGCAGACGGACTTCCCAGGTTTGTGATTGGCAGTGAGGATGAGGACCACACAGGTCCCAAGGACGGACACATGAAGAATGAGGGAGACTTGTtcaggggagtggaggaggaggaagaggagctggaggaggaagaggaggatgattcG CCATCAGAGAGGCAGATTGTGGTGGGTATCTGCTCCATGATGAAGAAGTCCAACTCCAAGCCCATGACCCAGATCCTGGAGAGGCTGTGCAAATTTGAGTACATCACGGTGGTCATCTTCCCAGAGGAGGTCATTCTCAACGAGCCCGTGGACAACTGGCCCCTATGCGACTGCCTCATCTCCTTCCACTCCAAAG GTTTCCCATTGGACAAGGCTGTGGAGTATGCCAAACTCAGAAATCCACTACTCATCAATGATCTCAACATGCAATACTTCATTCAGGATAG GAGGGAGGTATACAGGATCTTGCAAGAGGAAGGCATTGACCTACCTCGGTACGCTGTGTTGAACCGTGACCCAGACAGACCAGAAG AGTGTAGCTTGGTAGAGGGGGAGGACCATGTAGAGGTGAATGGGGAGGTGTTTCCCAAGCCGTTTGTGGAAAAACCTGTTTGCGCCGAAGACCACAACGTCTACATCTACTACCCCACCTCCGCTGGAGGAGGAAGCCAGAGGCTCTTCAGAAAG ATAGGGAGTCGTAGCAGtgtgtactccccagagagcaGCGTACGAAAGACTGGCTCTTACATCTACGAGGAGTTCATGCCCACGGATGGAACGGATGTCAAG GTGTACACCGTGGGACCAGACTACGCCCACGCTGAGGCCCGGAAGTCCCCCGCCCTGGACGGAAAGGTGGAGAGGGACAGCGAGGGGAAGGAGATCCGCTACCCGGTCATGCTCACGGCCATGGAGAAACTGGTGGCCCGCAAAGTCTGCTTGGCCTTTAAG CAAACTGTGTGTGGTTTCGACCTTCTAAGAGCGAATGGCCATTCCTTCGTCTGTGACGTCAACGGCTTCAGCTTTGTAAAGAACTCCATGAAGTACTATGACGACTGTGCCAAGGTTTTGGG GAACATGGTGATGAGGGAGCTTGCTCCTCAGTTCCACATCCCCTGGTCCATCCCCATGGAGGCTGAGGACATCCCCATCGTCCCCACCACCTCAGGAACCAT GATGGAGTTGCGCTGTGTCATCGCAATCATCCGCCACGGGGACCGCACCCCCAAACAGAAGATGAAGATGGAAGTCAGACACCCACT GTTTTTTGAGTTGTTTGAGAAGTACGGACGCTACAAGTCTGGGAAACTCAAGCTGAAGAAGCCCAAACAGCTGCAG gaaGTGCTGGACATAGCCCGTCTGCTGTTAGCCGAGCTAGGCCAGCATACCGACTGTGAGATAGAGGAGAAGAAATCCAAACTGGAACAACTCAAGACCGTCCTAGAAAT GTATGGCCATTTCTCAGGTATTAACAGGAAGGTGCAGCTAACACACCTGCCTAATGGACAGCCTAAAGCCTCCAGTGAGGAAGAAG ACTCTCAGAGAGAAGGTCCGtctctgctgctggtgctgaAGTGGGGTGGTGAGCTCACCCCTGCAGGCCGGGTCCAGGCTGAGGAGCTGGGAAGGGCCTTCCGCTGCATGTACCCTGGAGGACAAG CTGGTGGCCACAGGTCCCTTGGCTGCGTGTCCCCAATTG GAGACTACGCTGGGTTTCCTGGCTGTGGTCTGCTGCGCTTACACAGCACCTACCGCCACGACCTCAAGATCTACGCTTCCGACGAGGGCCGCGTACAGATGACCGCGGCTGCATTTGccaag GGTCTGTTGGCCCTAGAAGGGGAGCTGACACCGATCCTGGTGCAGATGGTGAAGAGTGCCAACATGAACGGTCTGCTGGACAGCGACAGTGACTCCCTGACCGACTGTCAACAGAGGGTCAAAGCTCATTTGCATGAGATCATGCAGAAAGACCAGGATTTCTCCCAGGCAGACTATGAAAAG CTGGCCCCTACAGGCAGTCCATCCCTGGTCAACTCTATGAAGATCATAGAAAACCCAGTAAAGACCTGCGACAAGGTGTACGCCCTCATCCAGAGCCTCACCTCCCAGATCCGCAAAAGACTTGAAGACCCCAAGTCTGCAG atctgCAGCTGTACCACAGCGAAACCCTGGAGCTGATGCTGCAGCGCTGGTCCAAGCTGGAGAGAGATTTCCGCATGAAGAGCGGCCGCTACGACATCAGCAAGATCCCGGACATCTACGACTGTGTGAAGTACGACACGCAGCACAACTCCTCCCTGGGGCTGGAGGACACGCTGGAGCTGTTCAGACTGTCCCGCGCCCTCGCAGACATAGTCATACCacag GAGTATGGCATCAACAAGCCTGAGAAGCTGGACATAGCCCAGGCCTACTGTGTGCCCTTGATGAAGAAGATCCAGCTGGACCTGCAGAGGACACACGAGGACGAGGCCGTCAACAAGCTACACCCACT GTGGTTCAGGTACTCCCGAGGGGTCATGTCTCCGGGTCGCCACGTGCGGACCCGCCTCTACTTCACCAGCGAGAGCCATGTCCACTCCCTGCTCAGCATCTTCCGCTATGGAGGCCTTCTGGAC gagGTGAAGGACCAGCAGTGGAAGCAGGCCTTGGACTACCTGGGTGCTGTCTCTGAGCTCAACTACATGACCCAGATAGTCATCATGCTGTATGAAGACAACAATAAG GACCCTTCGTCCGAGGAGCGCTTCCATGTTGAGCTTCACTTTAGCCCCGGGGTGAAGGGCTGCGAGGACGAGGAGAATGTTCCGCTGGGCTTTGGCTTCCGCCCAGCATCTGCTGag AACCAGGAGAAGCAGACCAATCAGGGAAGCCTGGAGGACCTATCACAGGATGAGCCTGACAGGGCTCTGCCCCTCAACGAGCCAATCAACATGCAGAAGAGATCGCCCATGCTGCGGAACCGCAAGGCTGGCTCCATGGAG GTCCTGTCTGAGACCTCCCCCAACCACTCGTCTAAAGGCACCTCCTATCGTCTCTTCCCCTCCTGCTCACGTCAGTCCCCAGAGGTCAAACAGACAGGCCCAG TTTTTCCACACACAGGCTCCCTGTGCTCGGGCCTCTTCAGTGCCTCCGTCCTGGGGGTGTCCTCTAGCGCCCCCAACCTGCGGGAATACGTCCTCACACACCACCGCAAAAACCTCTCCCCCGGCAGTGTGCTTGGTCGAGATG AGCTGTTCTCTATGGCGGCAGTAAAGAGATTTTCTGTGTCGTTTGCCAGGCATCCGACTAATG GCTTCGAAGGCTGCTCCATGGTGCCTTCTATCTACCCCCTCGAGACACTGCACAATTCGCTCTCCCTCAAGCAGGTGGATGAGTTCCTTTCAGCCGTGTGCGAGAGCAGCAGTGAGGCCCATGCCAAGACCATGAAAG CTCTGTCCGCCCTTTTTGACTCTCAGAGCCAGGCTTCCATGGACACCTACACCCGTCCCTCCACAGAAACCACTGTCCCGTGCCCCCCTCCCAAACATT ACAGAAGTGGTTCATCCATTACAGTGTCAAGTGCAGGTCCCTCCTCTCCCAACACAGTGATCAACCCAGCCGTGCAGTTCAGCTTCAGTGATTAG